CCGAACTCATATTTTACCTGTTTTCATACTAGGATTCCATTCATTTTTAAATTGAATTTTATAAGGCCTTGGAGATCGTTGTCCCCGGCGAGGAAGATTAAAATCAACGAAGGGCTGAGGGATTTGATAAGGGAAAACGCTACAAAAATGGCAGCCGTAAAAAATAATTATCGATGCGCAAAAATATTATGCGAAAATTTCTTCTTTTTTACAATTCTTTCGCCATTGTTCAAGCTTTTTCAACGCATCACGGTTAAATTCATCTATTGCAGTATTCTCTATTTTCTTATGGATTTTATGGCGTATCTCATGTAATTCCCACAAGGTTTCATCTTCTTCTTTTTTATAATCGTTTCTATAAATTCCCATATTTTGAACCTCCAAACATTTCCAATGAACTTATTTCTATTAATTGATGTTTTTTCCTTTTATTAATCTCATGAATTTTTCGTATCGGATTTAAACTTACCACATGCTTAAAATTCCACGCGGCTAACGCTTCGATCTTATTTACTGTTGCTATTGCTACATGGTAAGCATCTTCTGGTTCACTCTTTGGTATTGCTCCCCGCTTTATATATTCTTCTGCTAATTTTTTTGCTTCTTCAGTAAATTTCAAAACCTCTATTTTATGTTCCACTAATAAATTTTTAATATTCTCTCTTTTTTCTATATTTTTAAACTTTTCAATTTCCTCAATCGTTATAACTGAAACAAATAATTCAAACCGTTCAGTCTCGTTTTCAAACCATTTCTGAGTTATTAATTGACGAATGGGTTTTGAATAATCAAAATATGCACTTATTATTGAAGTGTCTAAATATATCTTCGTTTTCATGCCTAAATATTATACCACATTCCCTATTACCGTTTTATTCATTTTTTGTTTCCTTTTCACCTTCAGAATAAATCGCTTTTAAATGTAAAGTAACATTCTGCGGGGTAATCTGGTATAATTCCGCCATATCGGCAAAGCCGCTAAAAAAACTGATGATATTATTTCTTCAGCCACATCAGTTCACAGCCGTTTTGAACAAATTCATCCATTTTCCGACGGTAACGGGCGTATCGGGCGAATTCTGATGTGCGCCATGTTTCTAAAAACCAATATGGCTCCGGCTATTATAAAGCAAGAACAAAAACAACTATATTATACTTATCTTTTTAAGGCGCAGGCAAAAGACGATCAAAGCCAGTTGGAAAATTTTTT
The nucleotide sequence above comes from bacterium. Encoded proteins:
- a CDS encoding type II toxin-antitoxin system VapC family toxin, whose translation is MKTKIYLDTSIISAYFDYSKPIRQLITQKWFENETERFELFVSVITIEEIEKFKNIEKRENIKNLLVEHKIEVLKFTEEAKKLAEEYIKRGAIPKSEPEDAYHVAIATVNKIEALAAWNFKHVVSLNPIRKIHEINKRKKHQLIEISSLEMFGGSKYGNL